The Petrocella atlantisensis genome has a window encoding:
- a CDS encoding efflux RND transporter periplasmic adaptor subunit, whose translation MKNKKYYMLIVVIMIVAVFIGFKVISAGKNPDVLTTQENQLDLGIPTEVVTVSRDSMVEGISYIGTLESRNTLVLSPKVGAQVTFLNIEEGSLVKEGDIVARLDDRLWVAKMETLQKKIETLQVNYSYVSQEVDNYYITNPILKKIDTLELNLSYLNEQENKFKMLLEQGAVAEGDYDKVKHERDVLNAQLDELNATFAEGYKKLVSQRDTLAAQIDELQGNVNELAISIQDATIIASRAGKVRILYYDIGDMAIVGKPFAIIDDTENLTVKVNISEQDLNKIDIGTKALLNITGISEKRETSIARIMPRLNGNTRVGEVQMDLTALDLGNIVVGTSAQVEFVVQEIQDEIIISKRAIKSLKDKDFVYIIENNRAREQEITKGLVVGDKVQVLEGLTTGEDIAMNNLTKLYDGAKVHVLKGEDI comes from the coding sequence ATGAAAAATAAAAAGTATTATATGTTGATTGTAGTAATAATGATAGTTGCTGTTTTTATAGGTTTTAAAGTCATATCCGCAGGGAAAAATCCGGATGTATTAACAACACAGGAAAATCAATTAGATTTGGGGATACCAACAGAAGTGGTTACAGTCAGTAGAGATAGTATGGTAGAAGGAATATCTTATATAGGAACCCTTGAGTCTAGAAATACGCTTGTATTATCACCTAAGGTGGGCGCACAGGTCACCTTCCTTAACATAGAAGAAGGAAGTCTTGTCAAAGAAGGGGATATTGTTGCAAGACTAGATGATCGTCTATGGGTAGCAAAGATGGAAACCTTACAAAAAAAGATTGAGACTTTACAGGTGAACTATTCTTATGTAAGTCAAGAAGTGGATAACTATTATATAACGAACCCTATACTCAAAAAAATTGACACCTTAGAACTAAACTTAAGTTATTTAAATGAACAAGAAAATAAGTTTAAAATGTTATTGGAACAAGGTGCTGTGGCCGAAGGAGATTATGATAAAGTTAAGCATGAAAGAGACGTGCTAAACGCTCAATTAGATGAGTTGAATGCTACATTTGCAGAGGGCTATAAAAAATTAGTTAGTCAAAGAGATACATTAGCAGCGCAAATCGATGAGTTACAAGGGAATGTAAATGAATTAGCAATCAGTATTCAAGATGCTACAATCATTGCAAGTCGTGCAGGAAAAGTGAGAATTCTTTACTATGATATCGGCGATATGGCAATCGTAGGTAAACCATTTGCTATCATTGATGATACTGAGAACTTAACGGTAAAAGTCAATATATCTGAACAAGACTTAAATAAGATTGATATCGGAACAAAAGCATTACTTAATATAACAGGTATAAGCGAAAAAAGAGAAACAAGCATTGCCAGGATTATGCCTAGGTTAAATGGAAATACGAGAGTAGGCGAAGTTCAAATGGATCTAACCGCTTTGGACCTAGGTAATATTGTTGTTGGTACAAGTGCCCAGGTAGAATTTGTCGTTCAAGAAATTCAAGATGAAATTATTATATCAAAAAGAGCCATAAAATCTTTAAAAGATAAAGATTTTGTATACATCATTGAAAACAATAGGGCAAGAGAGCAAGAAATAACTAAGGGGTTGGTTGTAGGAGACAAAGTACAAGTGCTAGAAGGCCTGACAACAGGTGAAGATATTGCCATGAATAATTTGACAAAATTATATGACGGAGCCAAGGTACATGTACTAAAAGGAGAGGATATTTAA
- a CDS encoding 4Fe-4S dicluster domain-containing protein — protein sequence MKITHKKFNGGYRFKKFEGQPQAKVVDFLPSSMLEAAKDEITYSDDIMDYLKSFDLTLKKSVDQALPDEDMYIQKESIGKILINMTQVEPYDFPMDIYFEDNNAKGFIKGLKILREKLPNVPIHVVFCKDKIKKYETVISEIMNIDGVQVSTVVGKYPINKKELLIPTLLEMKYPIGYPSANIGVIIMEPHRITQLYHLDKEKKSISHSWVALAGPGWKDNQILNLPLGTSISELTYQYLNEGMQVRLIKNSIMTGQVLSKEDVLDKDTSLLIALPEGIKGGHGINTGLHGPVRACISCGQCQNVCPVGLIPHLLHKHVEQGLINERLADLRIFDCIECNLCNYGCPSKIDLVGSIIKGKEQLEEMELSHKMYQLKGIKEV from the coding sequence ATGAAGATCACACATAAAAAATTTAACGGCGGGTATCGGTTTAAAAAGTTTGAAGGTCAACCTCAAGCAAAGGTCGTAGACTTTCTGCCAAGTTCTATGTTAGAAGCTGCTAAAGATGAGATTACCTATAGTGATGATATTATGGACTATCTTAAGTCATTTGATTTGACATTAAAAAAGAGTGTAGATCAAGCATTACCTGATGAGGATATGTATATTCAAAAAGAAAGTATTGGTAAGATTCTTATTAATATGACCCAGGTGGAACCTTATGATTTTCCAATGGATATTTATTTTGAGGATAATAATGCAAAGGGCTTTATAAAAGGTCTTAAGATCTTAAGAGAAAAACTACCAAATGTTCCAATCCATGTTGTATTTTGTAAGGATAAGATTAAGAAGTATGAGACAGTAATATCAGAAATCATGAATATAGATGGAGTACAAGTATCTACAGTTGTGGGAAAATATCCTATAAATAAAAAGGAATTACTTATACCGACCTTATTGGAAATGAAATACCCAATCGGCTATCCTTCAGCCAATATTGGTGTTATTATAATGGAGCCACATAGGATTACACAGCTTTATCATCTAGATAAAGAAAAAAAGTCAATAAGTCACTCATGGGTTGCGTTGGCGGGTCCGGGATGGAAGGATAACCAGATACTTAACCTACCACTTGGGACTTCAATAAGTGAACTAACCTATCAATATCTAAATGAAGGAATGCAAGTTCGCCTAATAAAAAACAGTATTATGACAGGTCAGGTCCTCTCTAAGGAGGATGTACTGGATAAGGATACATCTCTTTTGATTGCGTTACCGGAGGGTATTAAAGGTGGACATGGTATCAACACAGGTCTGCACGGACCTGTCAGAGCATGTATATCTTGTGGTCAATGTCAAAATGTATGTCCTGTCGGCTTGATACCACATTTACTCCATAAGCATGTTGAACAAGGGCTGATAAATGAACGTTTGGCAGATTTAAGAATTTTTGATTGTATAGAGTGCAATCTTTGTAACTATGGTTGTCCTTCAAAAATAGACTTGGTTGGTAGTATTATAAAAGGCAAAGAGCAACTTGAAGAAATGGAATTGTCTCACAAAATGTATCAATTAAAAGGCATAAAGGAGGTGTAA
- a CDS encoding Rnf-Nqr domain containing protein has protein sequence MEGLINIFMASVLTHNIALTYILGMCPLIAISKNLKTAKGMGASVILVITLTATINWPIYQLLKNNNAESISLLIFIITIAATVQFLEIFLDKYLPALYNAFGIFLPLITVNCAVLAVSLFMVNRTFGFFETVFFGFGSGTGWALAITIIAAIREKMALVSKVPDGLQGAGIVMIIAGIISLGFMGFIGVVGF, from the coding sequence ATGGAAGGATTAATTAATATTTTTATGGCATCAGTATTAACCCATAACATTGCACTGACCTATATATTGGGTATGTGCCCCTTAATTGCTATTTCAAAGAATCTAAAAACAGCAAAAGGTATGGGCGCTTCTGTCATTCTTGTTATTACGTTGACAGCAACCATCAATTGGCCCATCTATCAATTGCTTAAGAATAACAATGCCGAGAGCATCAGTTTATTAATATTTATCATTACGATAGCTGCAACGGTTCAATTTCTAGAGATTTTTTTAGACAAATACTTGCCGGCGCTTTATAATGCTTTCGGGATATTTCTTCCGCTTATTACGGTAAACTGCGCAGTGCTTGCCGTTTCTTTGTTCATGGTTAACAGAACCTTCGGTTTCTTTGAAACAGTATTTTTTGGTTTTGGTTCAGGAACAGGTTGGGCGCTTGCGATTACCATCATTGCAGCTATAAGGGAAAAGATGGCATTGGTTAGCAAAGTGCCTGACGGTTTACAAGGTGCAGGCATCGTCATGATTATTGCAGGTATTATATCTCTTGGATTCATGGGATTTATTGGTGTTGTTGGTTTTTAG
- a CDS encoding efflux RND transporter permease subunit, giving the protein MNIGEFSIRNKYFVLAFAIGILLLGLYAKTTLKTQLAPDTNAPMTTVIVQYPGASAQDVVKDIVEPMENAFGTLEGIAKIKSTSQDNVASIKLEFNYGIDIDQAAIDVQNTINRIRANLPSNMVEPKVLKFSTADKPVVTISLSSESVDLKDIRQLAEDEIGFDFQLVEGVASINIFGGNISEVQVKLDQNKLNAYGITIDQVASTLQLNNIKAPGGKLIENNKEILIRVEESYQSLEDIKRIQIPLADGNTIFLEDISNVEMSIEALESSYKYNGKEAIAVMITKKSDANTVEVVENIRSELNILEEKYAFIDFELAQDDSTFTSQMVDNMTASVLVALFFTMIIILLFITNVSQAMVISISMPLVFMSTMGLMKLFDMKLDMVTLSALILSIGFVVDGAIVVVENIMTHHHKLGKDIVTAAIDGTKEITMPSIAGATTTLIVLIPLLFIQGFVGEMFRPLATTVIFAISSSILIALIIIPLFTVLLNKLKFRKTEQLLSIVTVPFNKMMDGLLRFYMNILRFSLKHKVIMYASILIAIILSATFIVRNGVEMLPKFDGGVSYVSVEMEPGTALEDTIEAVRNIEKILSNEANVIGYDTQIGYEKDSNMISDFGIMGTNQASMTINLNTRKEREETIWEFQERLRLEIDKIPDIKRFVVKEKGGTASSSSTAPIDIRISGPDQRLLYEIAEDLEVKIKEVEGTTNIYKSFNMDNLQVNISMNDGRIQELGLSNAVVAKQIYNAIEGINATSVDFEEIDNVNIAVEYMDRYTQSIDNLLNVYIQTPMGIKVPLRELASVDIGQRANLITKEDLEYTIDILGYTTTRAFSHITKDIENIFATYPLPSGYTLGLTGDNEEMGDSMKDMLLLLGLAVVFIYLVLVPQFKSFIHPITIMASIPLVIIGIAPALGLTGKFVSMPVLLGFILLAGTVVNNAILVINQAIENQNAGIELNVAVVQAVEARYRPIMMTALSDVVGMMPLALQLALGSERFSPLAITVIGGMLAATFLTMIVIPVIYATFEGVKSKMKINEVNVEEVF; this is encoded by the coding sequence ATGAATATTGGAGAATTTTCTATTAGAAATAAATATTTTGTTTTGGCTTTTGCCATAGGTATTCTTTTATTAGGTCTTTATGCTAAAACCACATTAAAAACCCAGCTAGCACCAGATACTAATGCTCCCATGACGACGGTTATCGTACAGTATCCAGGTGCATCTGCCCAAGATGTGGTTAAAGATATCGTTGAGCCCATGGAGAATGCTTTTGGAACCCTAGAGGGTATAGCCAAAATCAAATCTACGAGTCAAGATAATGTTGCTTCCATTAAGTTAGAGTTTAACTACGGAATCGATATAGATCAAGCGGCGATTGATGTTCAAAATACGATTAATAGAATAAGGGCAAATTTACCATCTAACATGGTAGAGCCAAAAGTACTGAAGTTTAGTACGGCGGATAAGCCAGTTGTAACCATTAGTCTTAGCAGTGAATCCGTTGATTTAAAAGATATCAGACAGTTGGCAGAAGATGAAATCGGTTTTGACTTTCAACTGGTTGAAGGTGTAGCCTCTATTAATATATTTGGAGGTAATATCAGTGAAGTACAAGTTAAGTTGGACCAAAATAAACTGAATGCATACGGTATAACGATAGACCAAGTAGCAAGTACCTTACAGTTAAATAATATAAAAGCGCCTGGTGGAAAACTCATTGAAAACAACAAAGAAATTCTAATTCGGGTTGAAGAAAGTTATCAAAGCTTAGAGGATATTAAAAGGATACAGATACCCTTAGCAGATGGGAATACAATATTTTTAGAAGATATTTCGAATGTTGAGATGTCTATTGAAGCCCTTGAAAGTTCATATAAATACAATGGTAAAGAAGCAATTGCAGTTATGATCACCAAAAAAAGTGATGCTAACACAGTAGAAGTCGTAGAAAATATAAGAAGTGAACTAAATATTTTAGAGGAAAAATATGCCTTTATAGACTTTGAGTTGGCTCAGGATGATTCAACATTTACATCACAGATGGTTGATAACATGACAGCAAGTGTGCTTGTTGCTCTATTTTTCACAATGATTATTATACTTTTATTTATTACAAATGTAAGCCAAGCCATGGTAATTTCCATTTCCATGCCCCTGGTCTTCATGTCCACAATGGGTCTGATGAAACTATTTGACATGAAACTGGACATGGTGACCCTTTCAGCTTTAATACTGAGTATCGGTTTTGTCGTGGATGGGGCCATTGTTGTTGTTGAAAACATCATGACACATCACCATAAACTGGGAAAAGATATTGTTACGGCTGCAATCGATGGAACGAAGGAAATCACCATGCCAAGTATAGCGGGTGCAACAACAACACTTATTGTTCTCATTCCGCTCCTGTTTATTCAAGGATTTGTTGGAGAGATGTTTAGACCCTTGGCTACAACCGTTATTTTTGCAATATCATCCTCGATTCTAATCGCGCTCATTATAATACCTTTATTTACCGTCTTATTAAATAAGCTCAAGTTTAGAAAAACGGAACAACTGCTTAGTATCGTTACAGTGCCTTTTAACAAAATGATGGATGGCTTATTACGCTTTTATATGAATATATTGAGATTTTCACTTAAGCATAAAGTCATTATGTATGCCAGCATCCTTATTGCAATTATTCTTAGTGCAACGTTTATTGTTAGAAATGGCGTTGAAATGCTACCCAAATTTGATGGTGGAGTCAGTTATGTCTCTGTTGAAATGGAACCGGGAACAGCCCTTGAAGATACAATTGAAGCCGTAAGAAATATTGAGAAAATTCTAAGTAATGAGGCTAACGTTATCGGCTATGACACTCAAATAGGTTATGAAAAAGACAGCAATATGATCAGTGATTTTGGAATTATGGGAACCAACCAAGCCAGTATGACCATTAATCTAAATACGAGAAAGGAAAGAGAAGAGACGATCTGGGAATTCCAGGAAAGACTAAGACTAGAGATAGACAAGATTCCGGATATCAAAAGATTTGTTGTAAAAGAAAAGGGCGGAACAGCCAGCAGCAGTTCAACAGCACCGATCGATATAAGAATCAGTGGACCTGACCAAAGACTGCTTTACGAGATTGCAGAAGATTTAGAAGTCAAAATCAAAGAAGTCGAAGGCACAACCAATATTTATAAAAGTTTTAACATGGATAACCTGCAAGTGAATATAAGTATGAATGATGGACGTATTCAAGAGTTGGGGCTATCCAATGCTGTTGTTGCAAAACAGATTTATAATGCAATTGAAGGTATTAACGCCACAAGTGTGGATTTTGAAGAAATTGATAATGTGAATATTGCGGTTGAATATATGGATAGATACACACAATCTATTGACAACTTGTTAAATGTTTATATTCAAACACCCATGGGTATCAAAGTGCCTTTACGAGAGTTGGCTTCTGTAGATATAGGTCAAAGAGCCAATTTGATCACAAAAGAAGACTTGGAATACACCATTGATATTTTAGGTTATACCACGACAAGAGCTTTTAGTCATATTACGAAAGATATAGAGAATATTTTTGCGACATATCCATTACCAAGTGGCTACACCCTTGGACTTACCGGTGACAATGAAGAGATGGGTGATTCAATGAAGGATATGCTTCTCTTACTGGGCTTGGCGGTTGTGTTCATTTATCTTGTTTTGGTCCCACAGTTTAAGTCATTTATCCATCCTATTACAATTATGGCTTCTATACCACTGGTTATTATTGGAATTGCACCGGCTCTTGGACTCACAGGAAAGTTTGTCTCTATGCCCGTTCTTTTAGGTTTTATTTTATTAGCGGGTACGGTTGTTAACAATGCAATATTAGTGATTAATCAAGCTATAGAAAATCAGAATGCAGGTATTGAGTTGAATGTTGCTGTGGTTCAGGCAGTCGAAGCAAGGTATAGACCTATTATGATGACAGCACTTTCAGATGTTGTAGGTATGATGCCCTTAGCCCTTCAGCTTGCTCTAGGATCAGAAAGATTCTCACCATTGGCGATTACGGTTATTGGTGGTATGTTAGCAGCAACATTTTTAACCATGATTGTTATACCGGTTATATATGCAACCTTTGAAGGTGTGAAATCTAAAATGAAGATTAATGAAGTTAATGTGGAAGAAGTCTTTTAA
- a CDS encoding FMN-binding protein — translation MKEQLKMIFFTIILGLVSSGILVGMDAYTRDKINVNEELAFKKSVLQAFEIEYEASEIIDVFGDQIKRIEKNGYDFYESNSGAVGFEFEGSGLWGPIAGFLTLEEDLITIQDIQIMEQSETPGLGGIIAEADYLAKYKGKVFDPDIVVVKANDEENANNEVDAITGATGTSRAFETLLNAEYDIKKEALVN, via the coding sequence ATGAAAGAACAATTGAAAATGATATTTTTTACGATTATACTTGGTCTCGTATCTTCAGGAATATTAGTAGGTATGGACGCATATACAAGGGATAAGATTAATGTAAATGAAGAGCTAGCTTTCAAAAAATCCGTATTACAAGCATTTGAAATAGAGTATGAAGCATCAGAAATAATAGATGTATTTGGTGATCAAATAAAAAGGATTGAAAAGAATGGTTATGATTTTTATGAGTCGAATTCAGGTGCTGTTGGGTTTGAGTTTGAAGGCTCAGGTCTTTGGGGGCCAATAGCCGGATTTTTGACACTTGAAGAAGACCTTATCACCATTCAAGACATTCAGATTATGGAACAATCTGAAACGCCGGGACTGGGTGGCATCATTGCCGAGGCTGATTATCTCGCAAAGTATAAAGGTAAAGTTTTTGATCCTGATATTGTGGTGGTAAAGGCAAATGATGAAGAAAATGCCAATAATGAAGTAGATGCCATTACCGGAGCAACAGGAACCAGTCGAGCATTTGAAACCCTTCTAAATGCAGAATACGACATAAAAAAGGAGGCACTGGTGAACTAA
- a CDS encoding NADH:ubiquinone reductase (Na(+)-transporting) subunit F: MNVPIILVVTLTIIAILIALLDVLLGSKSEKKIIINDQKTIPVTGDNTLLNHLSANKIFIPSACGGKATCGQCKVKVTEGGGETLATETGLLSLQERKDQVRLSCQCKVKGDIKISIPESLLNAQEFKTEVMGIEDLTHDIKLVRFKLIQPTTIDFKPGQYAQIEVPGLEIQRAYSIASNPKETDFLELIIRLVPKGEATTFVHRALEVGDRIRLLGPFGSFFLQEHSDRDIICIAGGSGKAPIRSILYYLRDHGMNRKVKYFFGAKTAKDLYYTEEFQELAKEFPNFQYIPALSEPNEEDHWQGEVGLITDVVDRHSKNLEEHEAYLCGSPGMIDACFAVLERNGMPSERIYCDRF, from the coding sequence ATGAATGTTCCGATTATTTTAGTGGTCACACTAACCATCATAGCGATTTTGATAGCACTTTTGGATGTCCTTTTAGGTAGCAAAAGTGAGAAGAAGATAATAATAAACGATCAAAAAACCATACCAGTAACAGGTGATAATACGTTACTAAATCATCTCTCAGCCAATAAGATATTCATTCCATCTGCATGTGGTGGTAAAGCAACATGTGGACAATGTAAAGTAAAGGTAACAGAAGGTGGCGGAGAGACCCTAGCAACTGAGACTGGATTATTAAGCCTTCAAGAACGTAAGGATCAAGTACGATTGTCGTGTCAATGTAAGGTGAAAGGGGACATAAAAATCAGTATCCCGGAGTCCTTGCTTAATGCTCAGGAATTTAAGACGGAAGTTATGGGTATCGAGGATTTGACCCATGATATTAAGCTGGTGCGTTTTAAGTTGATCCAACCAACGACCATAGACTTTAAACCGGGACAATATGCACAAATTGAGGTACCTGGTCTTGAAATACAAAGAGCCTATTCTATAGCCTCAAATCCTAAAGAAACAGATTTTCTAGAATTGATTATCAGACTGGTTCCCAAAGGTGAAGCCACAACTTTTGTTCATAGAGCATTAGAGGTTGGTGACCGGATCAGATTACTTGGTCCTTTTGGTAGTTTCTTTCTACAAGAACATTCTGACAGGGATATTATATGTATAGCCGGCGGATCCGGAAAAGCACCTATTCGGTCTATTCTTTATTATTTAAGAGACCATGGGATGAACCGTAAAGTCAAATACTTCTTTGGTGCTAAGACAGCTAAGGACTTATATTATACAGAAGAGTTTCAAGAGTTGGCAAAAGAATTTCCGAATTTTCAATACATTCCGGCTTTATCTGAACCGAATGAAGAAGACCATTGGCAGGGCGAAGTAGGTTTGATTACCGATGTGGTTGACAGGCATAGTAAGAATCTTGAAGAGCATGAGGCTTATCTATGTGGTTCACCGGGCATGATTGATGCTTGTTTTGCTGTGTTAGAACGAAATGGTATGCCATCAGAACGTATTTATTGTGATAGATTCTAG
- a CDS encoding DUF951 domain-containing protein produces MDIKVGQVLRLKKGHPCGSFEWEVLRTGIDFKLKCKGCGHLVMIPRVKLEKNIKEIKD; encoded by the coding sequence ATGGACATCAAAGTCGGGCAAGTATTGCGTCTGAAAAAAGGTCATCCTTGTGGTTCATTTGAGTGGGAAGTTCTAAGGACAGGCATTGATTTTAAGCTTAAGTGTAAGGGCTGTGGACATCTGGTTATGATACCAAGAGTCAAGCTTGAAAAGAATATAAAAGAGATAAAAGATTGA
- a CDS encoding RnfABCDGE type electron transport complex subunit D — MGKNDKGLIFRPIKLTFESLFKGSNKLTTESPHIRSNINLKYFMLIAVVALLPSTFAAIYYYGIRMLYLIGFTYLIAFLVEWAFAIFRKEDINEGILVTGLIFPLTLPPTIPFWIAGVGMAFGIFFGKEVFGGTGRNIFNPALVGRLFITIAFPTYMSSMWINPSSPDAVTSATPLIFLRANEALPFSLWDLMIGTAPGSVGETFRLGIIIAGLFLIVTRVIHWRVPVVYLGTVVVASYIGHLFIPSEVVQPMYQLLTGGLLFGAFFMATDPVSSPYTKAGQVIYGIGLGILTIVIRSFSGFAEGVMFAIILMNAFRPMIDTYIIDKKYKPLSE, encoded by the coding sequence ATGGGAAAAAATGATAAAGGCCTCATATTTAGACCGATAAAACTGACATTTGAATCTTTATTTAAAGGGTCAAATAAGCTCACAACAGAGAGTCCTCATATACGTAGCAATATTAACTTAAAGTACTTCATGTTGATTGCTGTAGTTGCGCTTTTGCCTTCTACATTTGCTGCTATATACTATTATGGTATTAGGATGCTCTATCTCATTGGATTCACATATCTGATTGCTTTTCTTGTAGAATGGGCTTTTGCCATTTTTAGAAAAGAGGATATTAATGAAGGGATATTAGTGACAGGCCTGATATTTCCTTTGACTTTGCCTCCAACGATACCATTTTGGATTGCCGGTGTTGGAATGGCATTTGGTATATTTTTTGGTAAAGAAGTTTTTGGTGGTACAGGTCGAAATATTTTCAACCCGGCGTTAGTAGGCAGATTGTTTATTACCATAGCTTTCCCCACTTATATGTCCTCAATGTGGATTAATCCAAGCAGTCCGGATGCGGTTACATCTGCCACACCACTTATTTTTTTAAGAGCTAATGAAGCACTACCCTTTTCACTTTGGGATCTGATGATTGGGACAGCTCCGGGATCTGTGGGAGAAACCTTTAGACTAGGTATTATTATTGCTGGGCTATTTCTCATAGTAACCAGAGTCATCCACTGGAGAGTACCGGTTGTTTATTTAGGAACTGTTGTGGTTGCCTCTTATATTGGGCATCTTTTTATACCTAGTGAGGTGGTTCAGCCTATGTACCAACTTCTTACGGGCGGTTTGCTATTTGGTGCCTTTTTCATGGCGACAGATCCAGTATCATCACCCTATACTAAAGCAGGTCAAGTCATTTATGGTATTGGACTTGGAATTTTGACCATTGTCATAAGAAGTTTTTCGGGATTTGCAGAAGGTGTTATGTTTGCTATTATTCTCATGAATGCTTTTAGACCTATGATTGATACGTATATTATTGATAAGAAATACAAACCCTTATCGGAATAG
- a CDS encoding Rnf-Nqr domain containing protein, with product MRLIRLKYTKWYQLLNKGIFKDNPIYAMALGICSALAVTNRVENAIAMGLGVTFVLLASSMSTSIIRKFIPAKVRMVTYMVLISTFVIAFQGFLQAYFFELSKALGAYTGLIITNCIVMGRAEAFAIKNPIHFSALDALANGLGYMFTLIVISVVREVLAFGTLLGIQVVGDGFVTWTVMAMAPGAFFVMAIYMWIMRTIAKLNIESAS from the coding sequence ATGAGACTAATTAGATTAAAATACACGAAATGGTATCAATTATTGAATAAAGGTATATTTAAAGATAATCCTATTTATGCAATGGCTCTTGGTATCTGTTCTGCACTTGCGGTTACCAATAGGGTTGAAAATGCCATTGCTATGGGTCTTGGTGTGACTTTTGTGCTTTTGGCAAGTTCGATGTCAACTTCAATTATACGTAAGTTCATACCTGCCAAGGTAAGAATGGTTACCTATATGGTTTTGATTTCAACCTTTGTTATCGCCTTTCAGGGATTCCTACAAGCTTATTTTTTTGAATTAAGTAAAGCCTTAGGTGCTTACACGGGACTAATTATTACTAACTGTATCGTCATGGGTAGAGCAGAAGCTTTTGCTATAAAGAACCCCATACATTTTTCGGCTTTAGATGCACTTGCCAATGGCCTGGGGTATATGTTCACATTAATTGTTATATCCGTTGTAAGAGAGGTATTAGCCTTTGGAACATTACTGGGTATACAAGTAGTAGGGGACGGGTTTGTTACCTGGACGGTTATGGCGATGGCACCGGGAGCATTTTTCGTTATGGCCATTTATATGTGGATTATGAGAACAATTGCTAAGCTCAATATAGAATCAGCATCCTAA
- a CDS encoding TetR/AcrR family transcriptional regulator, which yields MDKKELIRQSAAEVFSKEGYYSTTVKMIAAEANIAVGTIYIYFKTKEEILDYIFDVEHNKRIQYFEGLQEHSLGIIEVIESFLDYHFNELQENPSISKVLVQEDLSPLMSKTKNMRTYSSKLPDMLAEMLKKAQENGQIGNIDAPIVARLIFQLIKGSVYISQEKKEVNWQNEVKSQIISLITKGIQN from the coding sequence TTGGATAAAAAAGAATTAATTCGACAAAGTGCAGCAGAAGTGTTTAGCAAAGAAGGTTATTATTCAACAACAGTAAAGATGATAGCCGCTGAAGCGAATATAGCAGTAGGCACCATATACATTTACTTCAAAACAAAAGAAGAAATTCTAGACTATATTTTTGATGTTGAACACAATAAGAGGATTCAATATTTTGAAGGACTACAAGAGCATTCATTAGGGATTATAGAAGTGATAGAATCCTTTTTAGATTATCATTTTAATGAGCTTCAAGAAAACCCGAGCATTAGTAAGGTATTGGTACAAGAAGATCTTTCTCCATTGATGTCAAAAACTAAAAATATGAGAACGTATAGTTCAAAATTACCGGATATGCTCGCAGAGATGTTGAAAAAAGCTCAAGAAAACGGGCAAATTGGTAATATAGATGCGCCTATCGTTGCTCGTTTGATTTTCCAATTGATCAAGGGAAGTGTGTATATTAGCCAGGAGAAGAAGGAAGTTAATTGGCAAAATGAAGTCAAAAGTCAAATTATCTCTTTAATTACGAAAGGGATACAAAACTAA